In Psychrobacter ciconiae, the genomic window AATTGAGTGGCAACATATTCACCCATGCCGTCATTTAGGCGGCGCCCTGCTAAAATAATCTCAGGATTATAGCCGATGGCTTGGGCTTTATGCGTTAAATAGTACGGATCAACGCCAATGCAGTGACCGCCGACAAGACCTGGGCGAAATGGTAAAAAGTTCCATTTTGTTCCGGCAGCCTTAAGCACAGCTTCGGTATCAATGCCCATTTTATTAAAGATAACAGCAAGCTCATTAATAAGAGCAATGTTGACATCTCTTTGGGTGTTTTCAATCACCTTTGCCGCTTCAGCAACTTTAATAGAGGCTGCTTTGTGTGTTCCAGCAGTAATTACTAAGTTATAAACATCATCAACAAGATTTGCAATCTCAGGCGTAGATCCGGCAGTTACCTTTAAAATATTAGTAACTCGGTGCTCTTTATCGCCTGGATTGATTCGCTCTGGACTATAGCCAACATAAAAATCAGTGTTAAATTTAAGATGAGATGCTTTTTCTAATTCAGGAACGCAGACCTCTTCAGTAGCACCGGGATAAACCGTGGACTCATAGACGACGATGTCATCTTGTTTCAAGATGCTACCAAGTGCTTGCGAAGCTTTAATCAGTGGTGTTAAATCAGGCTGTTTAAAATCATCAATAGGTGTGGGTACAGTAACAATAAAAAAATTACAATCTTTAAGATCCGCTAAATCGGAGCTAAAACTAAGCTGGGCTGCTTGCTCAAGCTCGTCATCACTCACCTCTAAGGTATGATCTGTTCCAGATTTAAGCTCATCAATACGCTGAGTATTGATATCAAAGCCTACAACGGGGCGATGTTTGCCAAATTCAACCGCCAGTGGCAATCCTACATAGCCAAGACCGATAACGGCAATTTTTATATCATTGAGTGTTAGCATCTATTATCCTCAGTTTTACTATATTAAATTTATTTTAGGTGGCAGACTGCGCTTTATAGCCATCTACAAAATACTCAAAACGCTGCTTGAGCCAGTCGATATCACTATCGCGTGCTTTTTGTGGCAAGTCGGCAAGCGTTTCTTCAACTTCGCTCAGCGCAAAGCTATGTTCCATCGCCTGCATGATCAGCGGATGATGCGTCGCTTCAACATTATCATCACCGATGATCAGCTCTTCATAAAGCTTTTCGCCAGGTCGCAGTCCGGTAAACTTAATTTCAATATCACCATTTGGATGAGCATCATCTTTTGGGATACAGCCACTTAAGAAAATCATCCGCCGAGCCAAATCAACAATTTTGACGGGCTCGCCCATGTTAAGAACGAAAACCTCTCCACCCTTTGCCATAGCTCCTGCTTGAATGACAAGGTTCGCCGCTTCCGGAATGGTCATAAAATAACGGGTGACTTCAGGGTGAGTGACAGTAATTGGTCGACCTTGTTCAATTTGCTTGGTAAATACCGGAACGACAGAACCAGAGGAGCCCAAAACATTACCAAAGCGCACCATGCTAATACAGGTCGTAGATTGTGATTGACTCAAGCCCTGACAGACCAATTCAGCCAAGCGCTTTGATGCGCCCATAATATTGGTTGGGCGAACGGCTTTATCCGTTGAAATAAGTACAAAGGTGGCAACACCTGCTTTAATTGCGGCGCGAGCACAGTGATAGGTGCCCTTGCTATTATTAATAGCGCCTTCAAAAGGATTGTGTTCAACAATAGGGACATGCTTGTAGGCTGCCGCATGGTAAACGGTTTGGATTTGATGCTGCTTGAAAATCTTAATTAAGTGCTCTTCGTTGACCACATTACCCAAAATTGCAGTGATCTCAATATCTTTATAGTTAGGGTTATTACTTTGCTTTAATAACAGCTCTTGGTGAATGCTATAAAGCGCAAATTCAGACAATTCATAAAGCACCAAGGCCTTAGGCTTATTTTTTAAAATTTGGCGGCAAAGTTCGCTACCAATAGAGCCGCCGGCGCCGGTAACTAGGACAGATTTGCCTGTGATGTTTTTTTGTAAGAGTGACTGGACGGGTTCAACCGTTTGCCGATCTAGCACGTCTAAGATATCAATTTTGCGCATTGTACTGACTGTTACTTGATCATCAGCAATTTCTTGCAAGCTTGGCAGTGCTTTAATCTTAATTGAGATATCAGCAAGGCTATCAATAATTTCACGGCGGCGAGTGCGACTGATAGACGGCATGGCTAAAAAGATTTGTGCGATTTCAAGTTTATTAACAACATCAATAAGTTCATGAGCGGCATAAATACGCTTACCAAAAACATAAGCTCCGGTTAATTGAGGGTCATCATCAATAAAGGCGCTAACATAGTATTTATGCGAATTTTTAAGACCTTCTAGCAATTCACGACCCGCCTCGCCGGCACCATAAATCAAGACATTATCGTAGCCAGAATAATCTTTACTTAACTTTAAGCTTTTTCCTTGACCACGCATCAGCAGCTCTTTGATGGTCAGCCGGCTATTCCAAAGCCAAATAAAAAACAGAAATAAAAATATGATCGGCGCCGATCTTGGCATATCAGGCATATAATCAAGCGATAACAGCCCTTCATAAATAATAATGAGCACAAGAAATAGCTGTAGCACACGCCCCATCAACCCTTCAAAAAAGGCGCGAGCGACGCCTTTATAAAAGCCGATGAGATAAAGCCCTAAAATAGGAATGGCAGCGTATAAACACAAAGCAAGTATACCGATGTGATTATCAAGCTTGCCGTAACGCAAAGAAATAGCTAAAAACAAACAAACCGCTGCCATAACAAAGTCAGCGATGATTAACACGCCTCGCTTAGCTGGTCTTGGCAGTTTTAGCAATTGATTAGAAAGCCTATTAAGCCAACCGGAATCTGTGCCTTCTGCTTGATTAGAATAGGAGTTAAAATCCACTGCCATATTAAAAACTTCCAACCGTTACCAATACCTGAGTCATTATTTATTTTTGCCGTAGGCGTAATTATAATGATAGCTGTATTTGCTCAGCAAACCTTGTTGCATGTCATTAAGTACCAAGCCATCCACTTGAACATTGGCTTTTTCCATTTGCTTAACGGCGTAGACAACCTGACCTTCGATAGATTTATCATAGCGGGTGACCATGAGCACTTTATCAGCATAGCGCGCTAGAATAATGGCGTCAGATGCTGCTAACACGGGTGCTGAGTCAATAACAATATAATCATAATACTCGCTTAGCTGCTGCATGAGCTTTTCAAAACGATCACTGGCAAGTAAAGAGGTTGGATTCTTGGGCATTCTACCTCTAGGCATAAAATCAACATGCTCAAGCATAGTCGGATGAACGACATCTGACAGCTCACTATCATCTTTTAAAAAGTA contains:
- the tviB gene encoding Vi polysaccharide biosynthesis UDP-N-acetylglucosamine C-6 dehydrogenase TviB, translated to MLTLNDIKIAVIGLGYVGLPLAVEFGKHRPVVGFDINTQRIDELKSGTDHTLEVSDDELEQAAQLSFSSDLADLKDCNFFIVTVPTPIDDFKQPDLTPLIKASQALGSILKQDDIVVYESTVYPGATEEVCVPELEKASHLKFNTDFYVGYSPERINPGDKEHRVTNILKVTAGSTPEIANLVDDVYNLVITAGTHKAASIKVAEAAKVIENTQRDVNIALINELAVIFNKMGIDTEAVLKAAGTKWNFLPFRPGLVGGHCIGVDPYYLTHKAQAIGYNPEIILAGRRLNDGMGEYVATQLVKTMIKKRIQVEGAKVLVLGFSFKENCPDVRNTKVIDIIKELRDYNIDVDVYDPWIDASEAEHEYQIMPIDAPKSNYYDGVILAVAHQQFVDMGADTIRDFGKDQHVLYDLKYLFDKNSSDIRL
- a CDS encoding polysaccharide biosynthesis protein; protein product: MAVDFNSYSNQAEGTDSGWLNRLSNQLLKLPRPAKRGVLIIADFVMAAVCLFLAISLRYGKLDNHIGILALCLYAAIPILGLYLIGFYKGVARAFFEGLMGRVLQLFLVLIIIYEGLLSLDYMPDMPRSAPIIFLFLFFIWLWNSRLTIKELLMRGQGKSLKLSKDYSGYDNVLIYGAGEAGRELLEGLKNSHKYYVSAFIDDDPQLTGAYVFGKRIYAAHELIDVVNKLEIAQIFLAMPSISRTRRREIIDSLADISIKIKALPSLQEIADDQVTVSTMRKIDILDVLDRQTVEPVQSLLQKNITGKSVLVTGAGGSIGSELCRQILKNKPKALVLYELSEFALYSIHQELLLKQSNNPNYKDIEITAILGNVVNEEHLIKIFKQHQIQTVYHAAAYKHVPIVEHNPFEGAINNSKGTYHCARAAIKAGVATFVLISTDKAVRPTNIMGASKRLAELVCQGLSQSQSTTCISMVRFGNVLGSSGSVVPVFTKQIEQGRPITVTHPEVTRYFMTIPEAANLVIQAGAMAKGGEVFVLNMGEPVKIVDLARRMIFLSGCIPKDDAHPNGDIEIKFTGLRPGEKLYEELIIGDDNVEATHHPLIMQAMEHSFALSEVEETLADLPQKARDSDIDWLKQRFEYFVDGYKAQSAT